A region of the Channa argus isolate prfri chromosome 3, Channa argus male v1.0, whole genome shotgun sequence genome:
TTAAAGTGTCATTTGTGGCCCAGTCCCACTTCACATTTGAGTTTCCCCTCAAAACAGAGTCATGAGGGGCACTGGATGAAATATCTTCCTTTCTGTCCTTCAAGACCCCTGTACATCATCAGTGTGCTGAATGAGCACTCTGTGCCCTGTCAAACCCTACAGTGTATAAACACAGGGAAACctctgtaacactgttcacatccacacacactaaCGTTACTGTTGCAGTCACTAAACATTGTTACCAGTAGTTGATAGAAGCTCCTTCTCTTATCCTGCTCGGCTGCACTGCTTTTAGGGCAGTGATGAAATTCTGAAAGTAATATTATAACAAATATGATTCTTTTTGCTCTGTCTTGGTTTGGTAGATGCTCATAAatcatgaaaacattaaactaaGGTAACTGTGTGGTTAACATGATTTGTACAGGCCAGTTAACAGAGAAATACTCACATTTATTGTACTCTGAAACCCCTCTGTTTGAACGGTGGGGGAGCCCAAAACCTTCACCCACTTCTCCTTCAACATCTTCTAAATGGTTCTACTTTGTATTTACAGATAAATCACTAATAATGATGAACATCATCAGGTTGACTCTTGTGGTCCTGATGTTGATTCCTCTGCTTATTGTGAGTCTGTGGATGAGGTAAAATAATAGAAATCCACCTGTTTTATtactgtgcttttatttctatttcatcAAGACATCTTTTAATTTTCAACcaataattgtgttttgttaaacttTATACTTTGTTGTTGTCACTTCTGGATTCAATCcaggaagaagaaaactttaaagttaaaaactgaaCAGAATGAACATGTGGAGCTGACAGAGGTGAgacaacatccatccatccataatcTAGACTGTTTATCCTGTGTACATTGTAATGTGTTTATCAGAAACCAGtttatgaatgtgttttgtcATTGATATCAGGtcataaatgtaaagaaaaatggttCAATCAGATACAGTGAGATCTTTGTCCTTCATTCAATACAAACTCAgcaaaacatgttaaatgtaaaattataacaTTGATGCGCAGCTTTCATGAATAACATCCACATAGTCTCATCTTTTCTTGTCTCCCCATCAGTCAGACTAGTCCCAATTTTAAGGACACTTCAGTCCTAAGGTCCATATCTGCAGCACAGATACACCACAAAGGAGAGCAAGGAGACCTGGATCCTATTCTTTGAACGTGGCTTAACAAATCCAAGATTAAATGAGTAATGCAGGATGTTTTAATCCTGAATCAGGTTATTGTGTTACGTTGATTCTATGAACCCACTTGACAGATTGATTAGAAAAGTTTGATTTTGTTCTGTGGGAGAACTGTGAAGTCTTGTGCTTGTTGACCTGACATTACCACCGGTGGTCCTATTactgtcatggaggacaagggtccgCATGTCCACTCTGAGCACTGATAAGACtgtgtgcaaagctggtagaagTGTCAAGTACAAttactaagcagattatttacatgatatttaaaatactaaattaaaagtaatccactaagaaaacagtgcatttttaaaaaaatactttgtgttaattatggcaaaacatgtacagtgattaataaaataagggtcaaaggtcactgatGGTAAATGTTGAGCTGATTTTAactgctgacaggtggttaagtCTTAATgatacatcaacatttattagtttaatatttttataaaaactatgATATTTGttcaaccccaattcccaaaaagttgggacgatgtttAAATCGTAAGTAACTACACACTTCATATATAGATGATTGATATTCAGACCTTTGGCTGATAAACATCATCAGACTGCAGCCAGTGACAGTTTAaccttttgctttatttagatttgcacatttcttttcatcgTCCCCCTGATTTCAGTGGTTAGCGTGTGTTAAAAATGGAGCATCCACACTGTAGCTGAGTGGACTTCCTGGTCCAACATGATTTAAATCTTGTTCCCACTGACTAAACCTGAGAATAAACCTGCTACTGAGTAGGTCTGAGATGGCAGATCTGTTGCTGGAATCACAATCACACCGTGATGTTGGAAAAGCCACCAGATTCAGGATCAGGTTAAATCGTCAAAATGATCCAGCTGACCTGTTAATCCACGTCCAAAGAACGGGGCTCTGGGTTTCAAAACCAATCAGGGTAGAACCTCCTGCATGAAAGAAACAAGTCAAACATCACACTCAGATTCAGTCTTCATAATAACCAGCCCCTCACCTCAATTTGCGTTATTTTCTTTAGATGTAGATGCTGTGGAACCAAAGGCAGAAGTGATCTGATGGAAAGAGAAATCAGTTGCATGTAAAATAGAGTCTTTGGATGATATTTGGTTTATCGTTTGGTGTGAAGAAGTCTGATTAATTTAAACATCCTTATTTATATCTTCTGTTTTGTGGTGACAGAGGAAAAGTGAGTTAATCAGGACTTGAACAGTGGAGAATGAATGAAACTGAACTATATTTGAACTGAGTGCTCTGGGTATTTTGTATTCTGCTCCCATCACCAGTCTATTATTCCCTTCCTGAATATACAATGTCTTCACCAAATCCTTTTCCTcttatttctttatgttttagcACAGTTGTTTGTATTGTGAGTCAAGTACAAACTGCTTTTTGTGAATGAATTCTTCctcattataataatttatgaCTGACCTGAAtaattgactgaacacacctgatccaggtaatcagtagTGGGCAGGGCAGGGATAGGTGGAAATCGAGTATGGCTGCGGTGCCCGAACCTGGAAGCAGTGTCTCggattttttgtattattactttttatttttgagtgtTACTGTTATAACATGACTTTTCCCAGTGAAGAGTAGTgaaaaagttacaaataaaattgcattaatATTACAGTTACTCCCACCAGAAACATCTCTGTACAATGGGACATTTATTGTCACCACATTCACATTTGCTTTTAGCTTCATGCTGTTAATGACACagtattattttatctttgttcAATTAGCATATTTAGATTTCACATTTCTTGCATCAGTCTTTACATGTTTGATGGTTTTGTAGCTCGTTTTGCTTTTTGAGACACTGAATTCTACTCACAATTCAAAGTCTCAGTTTCTCTCAATTCTTTGTAATTGTCTTGTGTTAGTGGGATGTTTTAATATAACGGGTTTGATACTAACAGGCCACATGACTTCATTATCACACCCTCTTTACTGAAGAAGTTATATTTATGACACCTACACATCTTATTCatcatgtatgtatgtgtgtaaagaGGAAGGAAGTTGGCTTTATCTTTATCAACTGGACTTCTACATTTTAGATGAAAGTCTTTAGCTCATTTAATGAACACACACTGGTTGCTGCACTAGTATGTTAAGTCTCTAAAGTCATAGAGAAAATATGAGAAGCATCAGCAAATGGATGTGTCGTCCTCCTTCTAGCTGTTCCAGGTACTGTACATCtccatttatactgtaaattgtaagATTTACACAGGAAGCAGCCAaaagtgcagtgttttaaatatggttatttattcattctcaCACATTTGTGATAGAACACTGTACATTTTCCTGTTGGTGTGTTTCATTTACCTTATTCTGACCCTCACTCTGACCAATCCTGTCTCTGATGCTTCATGTGACTGCAGCCTTATCACCACCATAAGCCAGCAGAGAATGAGGTGTGAGCTTTGTAGAGAACCATATGCACTTGTTAGTTGTGGGCAGTTATCAGCACTGTGTTAACAGTTTGTCTGTTCTTTGTGCTAAAagtataaagataaaataatgctCAGTAACTTTTTAATATCATATTTGCAACATTGCAAACATGCATCCAATGTCTGATAATATACAGCTAAATATTCAACAGTACGATGTACTAAATATAAGTCGACGATGAAGCTATTTAATAATACATCAGCTTCTTTTGTAAAATACCTGTATGTAAAGTACCAAAAGTACATTCAGTGGTGGATAGTAAACTGTTGCTTTACTGTCCTTTAGTTGTGAAATTCCAGTGTTGCACAGTCATCACTCTGTCTGCTTTAGAGGGTCTGTTCACATGAAATACAGGACAAATTATGTCTTTTACCATTAAtaactgttgtgtgtgtgtttgtgcattttgccAGATGGAGTTTTCAAATATCTGATTTGCTGCAGTTTATCAACTAAATCGtccaaagtcattttaaagtCTACATCAAATCACCATTTTGTGTCCAATCGAAGTCCTACCAATCTACTTGTTCTGTTTGTTAAATGATGATGTTTAGTATCTCACAGTGTTCTGCATTTCTCAACAAACAACCATTTAGCAGCTTGACCACTGAGGGactgaagaagcagaagaaacaaagagatTATTTACACGTCATCACTTCTCATAACCCGCAGCTTcctttcattttataaatataacaaatggtggctgtagctcagttggtaaaggcagttgtccacggaccacagggtcagtggtttgatcccccgccctggctatatgtcaaagtgtccctggctaagatactgaacccctaacaacccattcccctccccagctgtgcagtgccagtccaagcccggtagaaattggggagggttgcgtcaggtagggcatccggcataaaaactgccaaatcaacatgtgtgtcacagtccctggttttggactagttttgtttaaattgatttcctgttttgggcttttattttgttgctcctcccgTGTCTCTTCCTTTGAGTCTGTTTAGtatctttaccttcctcgttttgttctaattggtttcacctgttccccagtttatttatacccagctttccccactgctCACTGATCAGATCGTCTCCCCTGCTTCCCTAGAGATCCGTCCTTCTGAACTGCATCTTTGGACTTTGTCTTCTCCTGCTTCCTCTTTACACCTGTGGATTACCCCTTTGGACTTTGCCCTCTCGTGCCCACCTGTTCCTtgagttttggtctgaggtttggttttcctttgatttctgcgtagttttgttgtttaggttTTCTGTGTTATTCTCTCTAGTTTCTTAGTTCCCTTGCCTTCCCAGTGTGGTTATAATTTAGTTAATCCTCTCTCCCCAGCTGTTTAAGTTCTTGGTCTGTTTTACTTAGTTTATGTTGTGAGTTTTCCCGTCCTCCTCacggagtgattttctgttgtttccttttgtgtaaataaactttaattataaaccccttcccttgccgtctcctccttttcgggtcctgcaaaaattaaaacaacacacaatagAAAGTGTGACAGAACGATCTGGCCAGAATTAGGAACCGGGAGGCGTGCATTTAATTTGTTAGCGTGGACGCCTTGGAAGTTTTGAACGCTCCCTTGGCTGCGGGCCTGAAGCTATTGATCAGCCTGGCCTCTTAAATAGTCTTGAGGGCACCCGCTTAGCCTTTTGTCCTCCGGGAGTTGGACCCTGCCGTAAAGAAAACTCCAGACTTCAGACCAAACCTCAGCCCTTTCCCCCCCTCCGTTGCAGATCCCCAGTTCGTAGTCTCCCTTCGGCCCACAGTCCCCCACCTGCCCAGCCGGTTCCTGCCTCATCCTCTGCTCCCGAAGTTGCGTAGACACTACATCAGTGGAGTTGTGAGCAGCTTATGGCCAGGGACAAACAAAACCCGATCATCCAACGTCTCATTACCAACCTAGTGGAGACATTCCAACAGTCTACAGACCCAGACCTACGCAGGGAGACTGCTGCCCAGCTGGAAAAGATTATCTATTCCAATTATGGCTGATCGAATTGCCTGGGGTGCCCAGAATGTTGGGGGTCCTGGCCAATTTCAGGACTGGGGGGAAACTGGGACACACTTCCTCTGGCTCGTCAGACACTGCCTCTTCAGCTGCTGACCCCGGACTTATCGACACTGCCTCTTCAGCTTCTGACTCCAGGCCGGCTGACGTTACCACTTGGGCTGCTGACACTTCCTCTGGCTCGTCAGATGCTGTCTCTCCAGTTGCGGATCCCAGGCCGGTCAATGCTGCCTCTTCAGCTTTAGGATGATTTTAAAAGATTATCTGCAGTAGAGAGAACATTAATGTTACAGAGTCCAGTTAAAGTGTCAGAAATTAAACAATGACATGAAAATCAACCCGTCTCAATAAATTCTATACTTATATGTAAAGGCTTAAAGTTTAGTGTTTGCTCTTCATGCTAAATAACGTGAAGAAGGAAGTGTGATGTGTGTCAACAGCCTGATTTCTATCTTCTGTTCACTGGTGACAGAGGAAAGACATTTTAGAGACAGAGTCCTTCTCTGTCTGAGACTGatgtatttcctgtttctgtatttgtctgctaacatgttttattgtcacacagacacatgagaggagcagctatgagtttaacagcagcagtgaatggATTTGTCGtctcccttctctctgtgtcaggtGCTGTACATCTACATCTGCTGCTTTATAATAGAGGAATGTGAGGAAATTCAACAAGAGTTGTGTGAATGTCCTCAAACACAGATGGAAATGGGAATAAAATACTGTGCAAATCTCAAGTTCACATTGTTTGTGACATTTGGTTGTCGTTGGTAATAACTGGACAGTTTTCTTCTTGGGACATTTATTACGATCGTTCTCAGGGAACTGAGTGAATGACAACCCGAAGAAAAGTATTTTACTGTagccacttatcctgttcagggtctcTGGGGGGCTGAAGTCTATCCTagctgtcatcgggcgagaggcagggtccactcTGGTCAGGTCCCCAGTATCTTAGTGCCACAGAGAgacttacacagacagacaaccattcaccaTCATGTTCACcactatgggcaatttagagtcaccagttaatctaacatgtctgtctttggactgtgggaggaaactagagaaaacctacacaagcacagggacaacatgcaaactccacacagacaggctgcagacagaaggatgattcaaaccagggaccttctagctgtaaggtggcagcactaacagCTCCACCACCTTGCTGCCCTCATACTGTAGTTATCAGTATAAAACAattccatttaccatttaaagtaAACTGATATGGAGAGTTACAGGGCTGCACTGGGATTCAAATCTGGCCCTGGACATTTGAGCACCACAGTGGACTGTCTGGACACTGAGCTTTTTTTGGGCTAAATCTACCAGTAGGGGTTTACTGCTAAGTACAAGTGAGTTCTTTAGTATATTTAATGcagccacaagggggcacaagccagtgtcttcttgtgtcagacccaagtctggataaatgcagagggttgtgtcaggaaaggcatcaAACATAaagcacatgccaaattaaacatgtgaatcatgacgTGCATactgggttaacaacgaccaccaccagtgctgttgacctataGGGTTTTGGTGGAATTTTGGCTGctgttggttgaagaagaaaaggaggaaggcGTATGTGTAGGAAGAgatgacatgatgcagagaaggacagatggtggtagactttgcaaagacgatgtaaatggctgtagtgaacagtttcttccacaagaggcaggaacatagggtgacgtacaagagcagaggtagaagcactcaggtggacaacatcttatgtagacgttgtaatctgaaagagatcagtgactgtaaagcattgttaggggagagtgtagccagaaaacacaggatggtggtgtgtaaaatgatgctggtggtgagaaagatgaagaggactaaggcagagcagaggacgaagtggtggaagttgaaaaaggaagaatgttgtgaaGTTTTcggggaggagctgagacagactctgggtggtttggaggtgcttccagatgactggaccactacagctaatgtgatcagggagacaggtaggagggtactcggtgtgtcatctggaaagaggaaagcggacaaggagacttggtggtggaacgaggaagttcaggagtgtatacagagaaagaggttagctaagaagaagtgggacactgagagcttgtgtttgcttgtgtatttttattactgtttgaGTAGTGGACATTTGTCTTCTCAGGAAAGTTAAACACAGCTGCTGTGGATATTTTCACACTTAACTCAGCAGCAACTCGACCACAGAGTGAACAAACAGGAAGATAAACAGGAAAAGCAACAGTGTCTGATGACTCCtcagtgctcacacacacattattataaAGATCATGgtcacatcttcctatgcatcATGTGTAGTTCACACAGTTCAACAGATCAAACACTGTGTGTTAAATTCTTACTAAAACACCATGAATCATGATTCTTAACATGTGAAACAGCAGTAAACTTCTAAAAGGAAGATTCACGTTTCAGGCTTTGTACTGATCCTTTttaccacagagacacacaggaagAATGAAGCACAGCTGAAactacaaaacttaaaaaacactgtagaaCCAAATCAAATGTTCTAGTTCAGCTGTTGTAGAGTGATGCAGAATTATCTGTTATCAGATCTGATCATTTTTCTTGACAGATATTTAACTGAGGTTAATtcagttgtttctgttctgtgttaCAGTGATACATGGTCAGGATGGCTGGGGAGTGAATTACACTTCTACTGACATCTGTGCTATAAACGGATCAACAGTGGACATAAACTGCACCTACAAATACCCACCTGATAAATATATCAGAGTTTTAAAGAGAATATGGTTTACTAAAGGACCTGATAATAACCCTGAGAATCTGACAACAGACTCACATTACACAGGTCGTGTGAAGTTTCTCTGTGATGACAAAGTCTGTACTCTGAGAATCGCAGACCTGAGACAGAACGACTCAGCTGTGTACAAGTTCAGATTTGAAACAAACCAATCAGATGGGAAATTTACTGGTCAACCTGGAGTCAAATTGTCTGTTACAGgtaacatttgttttccaaaaggTTCATGTGTCTGAAATATTTTCCTTCGTGTATGaatgaaatcatttttgttctttgtgcacattcagctctcaGTGTGCAGGTGATCAAAGCAGCATCATATCCAGGTTCTAACATGGTGGAGATGCAGTGTAACAGCAGCTGTGATCTACCTACATACATCTGGTACAACAAGGGACAGAAAATTGAAGGACAAACTTCTTCTAATATTTCCGTCAGTGTTCATGTTACAGACAGTTTCTCCTGTGCTGTAAAAGGACAAGAGACGTTTCCGTctccttcagtgtgtgagtttcctcAACACTCTTCTACTAACACACCAACACCTGCTGTTtctaaacgtgtgtgtgtgtgtgtgtgtgtgtgtgtgtgtgtgtgtgtgtgtgtgtgtgtgtgtgcgtgtgtgtgtgtgtgtgtgtgtgtgtgtgtcctgatgATTTATTGTAGGGAGTTGAAatgaaaatcagatttttttcccatGAGATTTTATATGTCTCTCATTTCCAGTTTTCACTGCAAAGTctgactgtaaactgtaaaatatgatgTTTAATCGGAAAATGTGTCCTGGATATTAGCAACATCATTAGTGGAGCTGGTTGTATCCTTTAGCAGCAGTGGGTGGAGTCATTCCTTGGTCAAGAGATTCATACAGTTTCCcaatatttttatctttctcaTTTGTTGATCACATCTGCTTTATAGCTCTGTGTTTGTCATTAACAAAACCAACTCTAAACTTTGGGcctatacacacatttttaattcatttcaatgaaaataatgtattaaaatcTACATcattcctgtttgttttgtcttaatgGTGACTCATATTGTGCAGGGTTctgtaacattattaaaatgtttttattttatgttccagatcctccaaagcttccctctgtgtcagtgagtccctctgctgagatagtggagggtagttcagtgaatctgacctgtagcagtgatgctaacccagcagctaattatacctggtacaaggagaatgaagactcaccaaaagcttcaggacagatcttcaccatcacagacttcagacctgaacacagtgggaattattacTGTGAAGCCCAGAACACATTAGGACGTCAGACGTCTGACTTACATTTTATCGGTCAGCCAGGTAAGATTTTGCAttaataaagtttaacaaaCCTTCATATTTCTCCAGCGTCTTGTTGTTTAAGTCCTGTGTCAGATGAAAACAGTTGgcattaaaacatcatttatcAAGTGACTAAAAACAGAGTGTTTGAGCAGAAACAGTGATATACTGTAAacttaataacattttcatttttctctcagaCTCTTGTACATAGAAGACTTAGACATACAAAACACTTTTGCTATTTTGACCAACAGCATCTTTTTGCCTTGTGCAAGGATTGAATGCAGTTTTGCAAACTACCTGTGTCATAAGTCACATGTCCTCTCAGGGACAATTAAGTACATCATGTCTTATCCGATCATCCTCAAATACTGCCATAACTTTGTGAGAGGTAAATCAGTAACTGTCACCATGGCCCACAACACGACTTTCCAACTGCACTCAGCAGAGAATCGATCGTGGCTGTATTACACAGACATGCACCACAGGGCTGGACGtcattaataaaacactgctccatgttttcttaTGATCAGGGATATCAACAGCTGGAGTAACCGCTGCTGTTCTCCTGCCTTTTCTCCTGCCTCTTCTCATACTGCTCTGTGTCTACGTATGGATTAGGTGAGAAGCTCTGTTTCACtaaattgttgtttatttaatcaCTGCATGTCAGATTTTcacaatttgtttcttttaatcagGAAAAGGAGAGTTTCCAAAGAATCATCGGAGCCCGAAGAGAGACCAGACAAAGggaaacaggttttttttttaactctcctCAACATGTTGGTTTTAGTTCAGTTCAGCAGAGGCACTTACAGTCTGTTGCTGAAGTACTTTGGTGTTTGCAGTGTCTACCTGatcagggacagacagaggagcAGGACAACCTTCAGTACGCCAGTGTCCACTTCTCTGAGAAACAGGCAGATGCTGTTTACTCCAACATCAGAGCAGCTCAGCCCTCCaggcaggaacaggaagtgactgagtACTCTCCTCTCAGATTTATCAGGGACAGTACAGCTCCAAGGTGAGCAGCCTCTCACACAGTAACATCACTTAATAGCTTGTACATGTCCCTCACAGTTATATATCATTGTTGggaattattgttttgtgtgtgttcagttggGAAGTTGCATTGGTCAAAACTAAAGTCACATTGTCAAAACTCTTGTGAACCACACTGtgaattatttttcacacaagAACTTTTTCCcattcatacatacacatgGACTTTCAAATGAGGAATCTGTCTAAAACAAATGATGGCAAACCAGTGTAGTAGTGTGTTTCTACAGTAAccatatttaaacattgtttaaacagTGGAAATAATAATTCCAGCTGAAAGCCTGCCCAGGTTTTCATATGTTCACCTTCATTAGCTCAGGAAAGAAGGGTAACAGTGAGATAACATGCTGTAACTGGACTgaggattcatttttttttaacttcttttaGTAAAGTGGTGGAAAAGCTGTAATATAATTTCATGCtacattactttttattactttccCCCTTCAGATTTCAAAGTCAGGACACTGAAGAGAATCCAGCTGCACTGTACAGCACCATCAACAAAACCTGATCAACCCACCATGAAATTCTACCCTGTGTTTaaattgaatgtgttttataatttcaCTTTCTACCAGAAGTGTCAAATCCTAAAGTATGTGGGCTGCATAATGGGACAGGCAGTGCAGATGGTGAGGTTTTAACAAATAATTGTGAGCTAGAAAAGCTGGAAATTACATCTCACAATGTTGATTAACTTGATcattacattttgctgcatttgtacAACACGTTTTCTCTTCCAGTTGTACTTTTGAGCTTGCACCAATTTCTATGTGGCTAGTTCAGGCAGGAAAACCACTTATGTTAGGATTAGAAACAAGAGATAACGGTAttgatatattattatattattaaaatgtattaataaaaatgaaaattaatggtTATGTTGACCTGGTGGAGAGTATGAAGGATTTAAATAACTTAAACTCTAACAACAGTTGATTTGAAACCTTTGTGCAAAAAATTGAAAGGAAATGATTCAAGTTCAACCACCTTTGAATGTAGATAGTTACTAAGTCTGTATAGTCCATAATCCGTTTTTAAAAAACCCTGATTTTGGTCGTAAAAAGAATTGAGTAAAACAACCAATTTCGCCATTGGTTTAAGATCTGTTCATTGTATCGCTCATTCTCTTGTCCATCAGAAATACCTGTTGTGATTGGCAGCAGGTGCGGAAGTGAGATAAAAGGGGCGGGGACATGACACGGAACGCAGTGTAAGACTAGTGAAGAGTGATTCGTGGATGTTAAGGCATTTTTGATAAGCTTGGTTATGAGGGTTGTGCTATTATTATATACTTTGAACAAATTAAGTCTTTTTTCCACTTGTCTGCTCCTTAGTGTAACGTTTAGAGTTTGTGCTCGTGGCCATTTCTCTGCCTTAGTAACAGCTAAGCTAAGCTAGGTAGCAGTGAACATTTGCACGTGAGTTATATTTCGTGTGGAAGcggattttattaatttattatatttgggGGATTATTAAGTAtcatttaattttccttttccGGTTGAGTAGTTGTAttgctaatattttaaaagggGACTGAGTTGTAATTTTGCCAGTATTATATGTCCAGTCTAatataattattctttttaagTCTGTAGCCAGTTATTTAAATAGCTGCAACAATAAGCTGCATTCGAGCAAGTGGTTATGTACTGTATTCAATCCCTCATACATCGATCCACGGTGTCTTAAGGTGAAATTGTACTTCTCAGTCGATACACGTAAACCTGCGTAGAGACTGAAATAAtggccctgacacacacacctacagatgtagccattgaaGGGTCATGGTTTTTGGTGGCCTTCCTTCAGGAAAGCAGT
Encoded here:
- the LOC137124653 gene encoding B-cell receptor CD22-like, translated to MFLFYVPDPPKLPSVSVSPSAEIVEGSSVNLTCSSDANPAANYTWYKENEDSPKASGQIFTITDFRPEHSGNYYCEAQNTLGRQTSDLHFIGQPGISTAGVTAAVLLPFLLPLLILLCVYVWIRKRRVSKESSEPEERPDKGKQCLPDQGQTEEQDNLQYASVHFSEKQADAVYSNIRAAQPSRQEQEVTEYSPLRFIRDSTAPRFQSQDTEENPAALYSTINKT